Proteins from a genomic interval of Stenotrophomonas sp. WZN-1:
- a CDS encoding DUF5668 domain-containing protein yields the protein MRFNLVAAVLLILIGLFMLASNLGWTHLNLSKLLLTWWPVALVGVGIAMLFGRGK from the coding sequence ATGCGATTCAACCTCGTTGCCGCCGTCCTGCTGATCCTGATCGGCCTGTTCATGCTCGCCAGCAATCTCGGCTGGACGCACCTGAACCTGTCCAAGCTGCTGTTGACCTGGTGGCCGGTGGCCCTGGTGGGTGTCGGCATCGCGATGCTGTTCGGTCGCGGGAAATGA
- a CDS encoding dienelactone hydrolase family protein codes for MAEWITLDTHHGPVRAWQALPEGTARGGLVVVQEIFGANPHIRSVAERFAAEGYAVLAPSFFDLVDGPDADPDALPYDAEGVKQGLERVGALGMERALEVVRAAATRLAPQGKVGTVGYCWGGTVAMLSAVRLGLPSVSYYGARNVQFLDEVPKAPVIFHLGAQDRSIPPEAVQAHREKLPQMATYVYPADHAFNREVGHAYDPDSAALALQRTLDFFSEHLG; via the coding sequence ATGGCCGAGTGGATCACCCTGGATACGCATCACGGCCCGGTACGGGCCTGGCAGGCCCTGCCGGAAGGCACCGCGCGCGGTGGCCTGGTGGTGGTGCAGGAAATCTTCGGCGCCAATCCGCACATCCGCAGCGTGGCCGAGCGCTTCGCAGCCGAAGGCTATGCGGTGCTGGCGCCTTCCTTCTTCGACCTCGTCGATGGGCCCGACGCCGACCCGGATGCCCTGCCCTACGACGCCGAGGGCGTGAAGCAGGGTCTGGAACGGGTCGGCGCGCTGGGCATGGAGCGGGCGCTGGAGGTGGTGCGGGCCGCGGCAACCCGGCTGGCGCCGCAGGGCAAGGTCGGCACCGTCGGCTACTGCTGGGGCGGCACGGTGGCGATGCTGTCCGCAGTGCGCCTGGGGCTGCCGTCGGTCAGCTACTACGGCGCGCGCAACGTGCAGTTCCTCGACGAGGTGCCCAAGGCCCCGGTGATCTTCCACCTCGGCGCCCAGGACCGCAGCATCCCGCCGGAAGCGGTCCAGGCCCACCGTGAGAAGCTGCCGCAGATGGCCACCTACGTCTATCCAGCCGATCACGCCTTCAACCGGGAGGTCGGACATGCGTATGATCCAGACAGCGCCGCCCTGGCGCTGCAACGCACCCTGGACTTCTTCTCGGAGCATCTTGGATGA
- the apbC gene encoding iron-sulfur cluster carrier protein ApbC — MNSSPRRPHVSQVQKGLTPHARIRNVIAVGSGKGGVGKSTTSVNLAVALQQLGARVGVLDADIYGPSVPAMLGLSGRPESPDNKSIEPLRAFGVDTMSIGYLIEEDTPMIWRGPMATSAMTQLFNDTLWDDLDFLLIDLPPGTGDIQLTLTQKIPLAGAVIVTTPQDIATLDAKKALKMFEKVEVPVLGIVENMAVHTCSSCGHIEHLFGEGGGERMAAQYGVPLLGSLPLQIGIREQGDAGTPITVAQPDSAPAQAYRHAAQRLIEEVGKRPRASIPILSSLL, encoded by the coding sequence GTGAACAGTTCTCCCCGCCGTCCCCATGTCAGCCAGGTCCAGAAGGGACTTACGCCGCATGCCCGCATCCGCAACGTGATCGCGGTCGGTTCGGGCAAGGGCGGCGTCGGCAAGTCCACCACCTCGGTGAACCTGGCCGTGGCGCTGCAGCAGCTCGGCGCGCGCGTGGGCGTGCTCGATGCGGACATCTATGGCCCCAGCGTGCCGGCCATGCTGGGCCTGTCCGGCCGCCCGGAAAGCCCGGACAACAAGAGCATCGAGCCGTTGCGTGCCTTTGGCGTGGACACCATGTCGATCGGCTACCTGATCGAAGAGGACACGCCGATGATCTGGCGTGGCCCGATGGCCACCTCGGCGATGACCCAGCTGTTCAACGACACCCTGTGGGACGACCTGGATTTCCTGCTGATCGACCTGCCGCCGGGCACCGGTGACATCCAGCTGACCCTGACCCAGAAGATTCCGCTGGCCGGTGCGGTGATCGTCACCACGCCGCAGGACATCGCCACGCTGGATGCGAAGAAGGCGCTGAAGATGTTCGAGAAGGTGGAGGTGCCGGTGCTGGGCATCGTCGAGAACATGGCGGTGCACACCTGCAGCAGCTGCGGGCACATCGAGCACCTGTTCGGCGAGGGCGGTGGCGAGCGCATGGCCGCGCAGTATGGCGTGCCGCTGCTGGGGTCGCTGCCGCTGCAGATCGGCATCCGTGAACAGGGCGATGCAGGCACCCCGATCACCGTCGCCCAGCCGGATTCGGCGCCGGCCCAGGCCTACCGCCATGCCGCACAGCGCCTGATCGAGGAAGTGGGCAAGCGCCCGCGGGCCTCGATCCCGATCCTGTCGTCGCTGCTCTGA
- a CDS encoding TonB-dependent receptor: MNLNFNGRTLKRTALALVLGALAGTSYAQSTTGDIVGSVTSADKIQVKSLASGTTREVNVSSDGRFRVSQLPTGTYEVSTVSNGSPTATTRVTVVAGQSSMATFASASSGSATSLETVNVRALGAANAIDLGSVESRTTFTADKLNSLPVARDVTSVSLLTPGTVSSSGYFGPASFGGASAAENSYYVNGFNVTNLYDSLSFSEIPYQAIDQLDVQTGGYGAKYGFSTGGVTSVNVKRGTNEWKGGFSWTGAPDSLRENEPDTYYNDGSIFRSYDKNSSSSNVYSVWAGGPLIEDKLFVFAMGQFSNSKTGSYSNRGSQYTTNGRPPSAAALSTTGYDYESKTPYWLLKVDWYLNENNHLEYTGFDNSRRYSYNYFNALYDKPDAAGEPARTNDLGELIGKTGGQTDIFKWTSYLTENLTGSIQYGQMRNRSSEHTISPDGVTSFYDGNINSPEGACPYVLDYRSETGGTGRRIGCAVASTVGMFGGRNERKGARADFDWQLGDHKIGFGYSDEKWTSVQGTSYSAGALWYLEDDYANRVNFRNGGSIEIKQKSWYVQDNWQITNNFMLYAGIRNDSFDNKNSDGISFVKQDDIWQPRFGFSWDILGDGRSKLFASAGRYSLPIAANVALRAASASYYLDQYFTYDGINPNGSPIITGSYEDGAYDNIVNGESGVTPDPRAVASKGLKPYTQDEVILGYQQQINSSIDFFNDWTVGIKATYRRANKVIDDTCDSRSLYNAAVAAGYDLSNWADPWTVPEGLPGCWIYNPGSDLQVTLDVDGDGNVDDITVPGASLGPKAKRVYKAVTLSADKQTERWYASFSYTWSKLEGNYEGLVKSTNGQDDTGTTSDFDFAEIMYGSDGYLFNDHRHSIKLYGGFRFTDEWSVGVNMLAQSGAPKSCLGGGWGSFDTEYGYSGVFHSCELNGNQPADDISKVGSAGRTPWQFTVSPNITYTPNWLKGLSVQMSVINAFNNIKPVQVYETKYGRPSSAPTIRTYYNYNTPKYFNDPRYVRFQVQYDW; this comes from the coding sequence ATGAATCTCAACTTCAACGGCCGCACACTGAAGCGCACCGCCCTTGCGCTCGTTCTCGGTGCACTGGCCGGCACCAGCTACGCCCAGAGCACCACCGGCGATATCGTCGGCAGCGTGACTTCGGCAGACAAGATCCAGGTCAAGAGCCTGGCATCGGGTACGACGCGCGAGGTGAATGTCAGTAGCGATGGACGTTTCCGTGTTTCACAACTGCCAACCGGCACCTACGAGGTCAGCACGGTCAGCAATGGCAGCCCAACCGCGACCACCCGGGTAACCGTGGTCGCCGGCCAGTCCTCGATGGCCACCTTCGCGTCGGCATCCTCCGGCAGCGCAACGTCGCTGGAGACCGTGAACGTACGCGCACTGGGCGCGGCAAACGCCATTGATCTGGGCAGTGTCGAATCCCGCACCACATTCACCGCGGACAAGCTCAACTCCCTGCCGGTCGCCCGCGATGTCACGAGCGTCTCGCTGCTGACTCCCGGCACCGTGTCATCCAGCGGGTACTTCGGTCCCGCGTCGTTCGGTGGCGCGTCCGCGGCCGAGAACAGCTACTACGTCAATGGTTTCAACGTCACCAATCTGTATGACAGCCTCTCGTTCTCCGAGATTCCGTACCAGGCCATCGACCAGCTGGACGTTCAGACCGGTGGTTATGGCGCCAAGTACGGCTTTTCGACCGGTGGCGTGACCAGCGTCAACGTCAAGCGCGGCACCAACGAATGGAAGGGCGGATTCAGCTGGACGGGCGCTCCTGACTCACTCCGCGAAAACGAACCGGACACCTACTACAACGACGGCTCGATCTTCCGCTCCTACGACAAGAACAGCAGCAGTTCGAACGTCTACAGCGTCTGGGCTGGCGGCCCCCTGATCGAGGACAAGCTGTTCGTGTTCGCGATGGGTCAGTTCAGCAACTCCAAGACCGGCAGCTACAGCAACCGCGGATCGCAGTACACCACCAATGGTCGCCCACCGAGTGCTGCTGCGCTGTCAACGACCGGCTACGACTATGAGTCCAAGACGCCCTACTGGCTGCTGAAGGTCGATTGGTATCTCAACGAGAACAATCACCTGGAATACACCGGCTTCGACAACAGCCGTCGCTACAGCTACAACTATTTCAATGCACTCTATGACAAGCCTGACGCTGCTGGCGAACCCGCACGCACCAATGATCTCGGCGAACTGATCGGCAAGACCGGTGGTCAGACCGACATCTTCAAGTGGACCAGCTACCTGACCGAGAATCTGACAGGCTCGATCCAGTACGGCCAGATGCGCAACCGCAGCTCCGAGCACACGATCAGCCCCGATGGTGTGACCAGCTTCTATGACGGCAACATCAACAGCCCCGAAGGCGCGTGCCCATACGTGCTGGATTACCGTTCGGAAACCGGCGGCACCGGCCGTCGCATCGGTTGCGCCGTCGCCAGCACCGTAGGCATGTTCGGCGGCCGCAACGAGCGCAAAGGCGCACGTGCGGACTTCGATTGGCAGCTGGGCGACCACAAGATCGGCTTTGGCTACAGCGACGAGAAGTGGACTTCGGTGCAAGGCACTTCCTACTCCGCAGGTGCGCTCTGGTATCTGGAGGATGATTACGCCAACCGTGTGAACTTCCGGAATGGTGGTTCGATCGAGATCAAGCAGAAATCCTGGTATGTGCAGGACAACTGGCAGATCACCAACAACTTCATGTTGTACGCCGGCATCCGCAACGACTCGTTCGACAACAAGAATTCCGACGGCATCAGCTTCGTGAAGCAGGATGATATCTGGCAGCCGCGCTTCGGATTCTCGTGGGACATTCTGGGTGACGGCCGCAGCAAGCTGTTCGCATCGGCCGGACGCTACTCCCTGCCAATCGCTGCCAACGTGGCGCTTCGCGCGGCAAGCGCGTCGTACTACCTGGACCAGTACTTCACCTACGACGGCATCAACCCGAACGGCTCGCCAATCATCACTGGCAGCTACGAAGATGGTGCCTATGACAACATCGTCAACGGTGAGAGCGGCGTCACCCCGGATCCTCGCGCAGTAGCGTCCAAGGGTTTGAAGCCCTACACCCAGGATGAAGTGATCCTTGGCTACCAGCAACAGATCAACTCCTCGATCGACTTCTTCAATGATTGGACCGTTGGCATCAAGGCAACATATCGCCGTGCCAACAAGGTGATCGACGACACCTGCGATTCGCGTTCGCTCTACAACGCAGCGGTAGCCGCCGGCTATGATCTTTCCAACTGGGCCGATCCCTGGACCGTGCCGGAAGGGCTGCCGGGCTGCTGGATCTACAACCCGGGTAGCGACCTGCAGGTAACCCTGGACGTGGACGGCGATGGCAACGTTGACGACATCACCGTGCCGGGAGCAAGCCTGGGCCCGAAGGCCAAGCGCGTGTACAAGGCCGTCACCCTCAGTGCAGACAAGCAGACCGAACGCTGGTATGCCAGCTTCTCGTACACCTGGTCCAAGCTGGAAGGCAATTACGAAGGCCTGGTCAAGAGCACCAATGGCCAGGACGACACCGGCACCACGTCCGACTTCGATTTCGCCGAGATCATGTATGGTTCGGACGGCTATCTGTTCAATGACCATCGCCACAGCATCAAGCTTTATGGCGGTTTCAGGTTCACGGATGAATGGTCGGTGGGTGTGAACATGCTGGCGCAGTCCGGCGCACCAAAGAGTTGCCTTGGCGGCGGTTGGGGCAGCTTCGATACCGAGTATGGCTACTCCGGTGTGTTCCACAGCTGCGAACTCAACGGCAACCAGCCTGCTGACGATATCTCCAAGGTCGGCAGCGCGGGCCGTACCCCGTGGCAGTTCACGGTCAGCCCGAACATCACCTACACCCCGAACTGGCTGAAGGGCCTGAGCGTACAGATGTCGGTGATCAACGCCTTCAACAACATCAAACCAGTGCAGGTGTACGAAACCAAGTACGGCCGGCCGAGCTCGGCACCGACCATCCGCACCTACTACAACTACAACACGCCGAAGTATTTCAACGATCCGCGCTACGTCCGTTTCCAGGTTCAGTACGACTGGTAA
- the dcd gene encoding dCTP deaminase, with translation MSIKSDRWIRRMSEQHGMIEPFEAGQVKQANGQRIVSYGTSSYGYDVRCSREFKVFTNINSTIVDPKHFDSGSFVDITADECIIPPNSFALARTVEYFRIPRDTLVVCLGKSTYARCGIIVNVTPLEPEWEGHVTLEFSNTTPLPARIYANEGVAQMLFFQAAADDICETSYRDRGGKYQGQTGVTLPRT, from the coding sequence ATGAGCATCAAGAGTGACCGTTGGATCCGCCGCATGTCCGAGCAGCACGGCATGATCGAGCCGTTCGAGGCCGGGCAGGTGAAGCAGGCCAACGGCCAGCGCATCGTCAGCTATGGCACGTCCAGCTATGGCTACGACGTGCGCTGCTCGCGCGAGTTCAAGGTGTTCACCAACATCAACTCGACGATTGTCGATCCCAAGCACTTCGACTCGGGCAGCTTCGTCGACATCACCGCCGACGAGTGCATCATTCCGCCGAACAGCTTCGCGCTGGCGCGTACCGTCGAGTACTTCCGCATCCCGCGCGATACCCTGGTGGTGTGCCTGGGCAAGAGTACCTACGCGCGCTGCGGCATCATCGTCAACGTGACGCCGCTCGAGCCGGAGTGGGAAGGCCACGTCACCCTGGAATTCAGCAACACCACGCCACTGCCGGCGCGCATCTACGCCAACGAAGGCGTGGCGCAGATGCTGTTCTTCCAGGCGGCCGCCGATGACATCTGCGAGACGTCGTACCGTGACCGTGGCGGCAAGTACCAGGGCCAGACCGGCGTGACCCTGCCGCGGACCTGA
- a CDS encoding HIT family protein — protein MSEFELDSRLATDSVLVAEGPLSQVRLMNDERFPWLVLVPRLAGVTEWIELDGEQQDKLRTELNRACKALKGSDGVEKINIGALGNIVRQLHFHVIGRHDGDPAWPGPVWGSGPAHRYEPAALDQHVAYWKERLGYPAQS, from the coding sequence ATGAGCGAATTCGAACTCGATTCACGCCTGGCCACCGATAGCGTGCTGGTGGCGGAAGGACCGTTGTCGCAAGTGCGGCTGATGAACGACGAACGATTCCCCTGGCTGGTGCTGGTACCGCGCCTGGCCGGGGTAACCGAGTGGATCGAGCTGGACGGCGAGCAGCAGGACAAGCTGCGCACCGAGCTCAACCGCGCCTGCAAGGCCCTGAAGGGCTCCGACGGGGTGGAAAAGATCAACATCGGGGCGCTGGGCAACATCGTGCGCCAGCTGCACTTCCATGTCATCGGCCGCCATGACGGTGATCCGGCCTGGCCGGGCCCGGTCTGGGGCAGCGGCCCGGCGCACCGTTACGAGCCGGCGGCGCTGGACCAGCATGTCGCCTACTGGAAGGAAAGGCTAGGATATCCGGCCCAGTCCTGA
- a CDS encoding TonB-dependent receptor, with the protein MKHVSNTARRNTLAVALISALMAAAPAMAQDKATNLDKITVTGSLIPQTQVETQTPVMSITAEDIQTRGFSSVAEVLQQSSLTTGGLQGGQTSGAFTQGAEAAGMFGLNPGYTKYLINGRPMLSYPALYNGSESFNNISGIPIDIVERIEVLPGGQSSLYGSDAIAGVVNIILKERMDGGTMSIRGGTYTEGGGSNIRFSAAKGFNAFDDRFHALVNVQIENGSPIWGYQRDITKQNNPVGYTAQLPSNDFAVIGNADNKLYMMDPTRCANVAGLYDGTTTVGKRASGESCGSVYSAGYKTLKNGKNSGQFYSSMTFDVNDNFQLFADVLYSKEKTEFTSGSSALWWGTKSVMGGFYDQGLGKVVNLQRAFAPEEIGPGHYNNILNSDESRSYQVTLGGKGMVGDWDYSASFTRGEYRLDQNRFARWKDKIEGFFGETVLGPRLGTTADGFGIYNPDYTAFYSPITPDQFASFTGYGTHRSKTWQNLGRVQVTNGSLFSLPGGDAGLAVVLEGGSEGWDYSPDQAFVDGNAWGASAVAGAGHRSNYAVTSELRMPVFESLTISASGRYDAFKIADKTVDKATYSIGLEYRPVESLLLRGKYGTAFRAPTLSDAFQGMSGSFASGQNDYYRCSQMGYALRDEACSFYKTTSVYSEKSGNPDLKPITADVWSAGVVWAPVSNFSLSVDYYNWKIKNEVKTLSTDQLLLAEYQCHNGLPNNTSASCQNVTDWVTRDAGGNLTRVYTPKLNVASQNLEAVTVGAKYQQDLGRFGSLMFSGNYTNMLKREVVALPGAQKLDLLSDPYNMWYYDNFAKVRGDVSVGWAISKFTTTVYANYVGSTPNYLAYTGRSYDYVHSSGAKAGKWGSYTTYNMSLNYQAQDDLTLSLMVNNVFNKLPEGQRYNYPGNESTPFNDGFYSVYGRQISAQVKYDF; encoded by the coding sequence ATGAAACACGTCAGCAATACCGCACGTCGCAACACGCTCGCCGTCGCCCTGATTTCCGCTCTGATGGCCGCCGCCCCGGCAATGGCCCAGGACAAGGCGACCAACCTGGACAAGATCACCGTCACCGGTTCGCTGATCCCGCAGACCCAGGTCGAAACCCAGACCCCGGTGATGTCCATCACCGCCGAAGACATCCAGACCCGCGGCTTCAGCAGCGTTGCTGAAGTGCTGCAGCAGTCGTCGCTCACCACCGGCGGCCTGCAGGGTGGCCAGACCTCGGGTGCGTTCACCCAGGGCGCCGAAGCCGCCGGCATGTTCGGCCTGAACCCGGGCTACACCAAGTACCTGATCAACGGCCGCCCGATGCTCTCGTATCCGGCGCTGTACAACGGCAGCGAGTCGTTCAACAACATCAGTGGCATTCCGATCGACATCGTCGAGCGCATCGAAGTCCTGCCGGGCGGCCAGTCGTCGCTGTACGGCTCGGACGCGATCGCCGGCGTGGTCAACATCATCCTGAAGGAACGCATGGACGGCGGCACGATGTCGATCCGTGGCGGCACCTACACCGAAGGTGGTGGCAGCAACATCCGCTTCAGCGCCGCCAAGGGCTTCAACGCGTTCGACGACCGCTTCCACGCGCTGGTCAACGTGCAGATCGAAAACGGCAGCCCGATCTGGGGCTACCAGCGTGACATCACCAAGCAGAACAACCCGGTCGGTTACACCGCGCAGCTGCCGTCGAACGATTTTGCCGTCATCGGCAACGCCGACAACAAGCTGTACATGATGGACCCGACCCGCTGCGCCAACGTGGCAGGCCTGTACGACGGCACCACCACCGTCGGCAAGCGTGCATCGGGTGAATCGTGCGGCTCGGTGTACAGCGCCGGCTACAAGACCCTGAAGAACGGCAAGAACAGCGGCCAGTTCTACTCGTCGATGACCTTCGACGTGAACGACAACTTCCAGCTGTTCGCCGACGTGCTGTACAGCAAGGAAAAAACCGAGTTCACCTCCGGCTCCAGCGCCCTGTGGTGGGGCACCAAGTCGGTGATGGGCGGCTTCTACGACCAGGGCCTGGGCAAGGTCGTGAACCTGCAGCGCGCCTTCGCGCCGGAAGAAATCGGCCCGGGCCACTACAACAACATCCTGAACTCCGATGAGAGCCGTTCCTACCAGGTCACCCTGGGCGGCAAGGGCATGGTCGGCGACTGGGACTACAGCGCCAGTTTCACCCGCGGCGAATACCGCCTGGACCAGAACCGCTTCGCACGCTGGAAGGACAAGATCGAAGGCTTCTTCGGCGAGACCGTGCTGGGCCCGCGCCTGGGCACCACCGCTGATGGCTTCGGCATCTACAACCCGGACTACACCGCGTTCTATTCGCCGATCACCCCCGACCAGTTCGCCAGCTTCACCGGCTATGGCACCCACCGCAGCAAGACCTGGCAGAACCTGGGTCGCGTGCAGGTGACCAACGGTTCGCTGTTCTCCCTGCCGGGCGGCGACGCCGGCCTGGCCGTCGTGCTGGAAGGCGGTAGCGAAGGTTGGGACTACTCGCCCGACCAGGCTTTCGTCGATGGCAACGCTTGGGGTGCCAGCGCCGTGGCCGGTGCCGGCCACCGCAGCAACTACGCGGTAACCAGCGAACTGCGCATGCCGGTGTTCGAATCGCTGACCATCAGCGCCTCGGGCCGCTATGACGCCTTCAAGATCGCCGACAAGACCGTCGACAAGGCCACCTACAGCATCGGCCTGGAGTACCGCCCGGTTGAAAGCCTGCTGCTGCGCGGCAAGTACGGCACCGCGTTCCGCGCGCCGACCCTGTCCGATGCCTTCCAGGGCATGAGCGGTTCGTTCGCCTCCGGCCAGAACGATTACTACCGCTGCAGCCAGATGGGTTACGCACTGCGTGACGAAGCCTGCTCGTTCTACAAGACCACCTCGGTGTACAGCGAAAAGTCCGGCAACCCGGACCTGAAGCCGATCACCGCCGACGTGTGGAGCGCAGGCGTGGTGTGGGCCCCGGTGAGCAACTTCTCGCTGTCGGTCGACTACTACAACTGGAAGATCAAGAACGAGGTCAAGACGCTGAGCACCGACCAGCTGCTGCTGGCCGAGTACCAGTGCCACAACGGCCTGCCGAACAACACCTCGGCCAGCTGCCAGAACGTGACCGACTGGGTGACCCGCGACGCCGGTGGCAACCTGACCCGCGTGTACACCCCGAAGCTCAACGTGGCCAGCCAGAACCTGGAAGCGGTGACCGTCGGTGCCAAGTACCAGCAGGACCTGGGCCGCTTCGGTTCGCTGATGTTCTCCGGCAACTACACCAACATGCTGAAGCGTGAAGTGGTGGCCCTGCCGGGTGCACAGAAGCTGGACCTGCTGAGCGATCCGTACAACATGTGGTACTACGACAACTTCGCCAAGGTCCGTGGCGACGTGTCGGTGGGCTGGGCCATCTCCAAGTTCACCACCACCGTGTACGCCAACTACGTCGGCAGCACCCCGAACTACCTGGCCTACACCGGCCGCAGCTATGACTACGTCCACTCCTCCGGCGCCAAGGCCGGCAAGTGGGGCTCGTACACCACGTACAACATGAGCCTGAACTATCAGGCGCAGGATGACCTGACCCTGTCGCTGATGGTCAACAACGTGTTCAACAAGCTGCCGGAAGGCCAGCGCTACAACTACCCGGGCAACGAATCGACCCCGTTCAACGACGGCTTCTACAGCGTCTACGGCCGTCAGATCTCGGCCCAGGTCAAGTACGACTTCTAA